From the genome of Mycetocola spongiae, one region includes:
- a CDS encoding DUF7507 domain-containing protein → MGTTSAAFAAGEDLKYDLAIAGVHTGTAPFDEDDGPGNDSGANNSIIRSFDTVTYELEASVNSTTGASGTAKDATFTFKTPEGLTWQELPGVCRTDSTPVSGVSADGRTLTCNVGDAPFGGTVGIAPTAVAGNLPNGTVLAFETDAISFATGNASVPAKTQAPESLMISSVPNLNMMKLNPFIAKNQLGPDRQTRGWILQYGITFSIPNFAGKGKRGYLEPTGPITFRDDFSSVSPNAQFVAVETGAVTNHGELPVFSTANSTAENSISNGGVWTAQPDPVNRTVDVTITGADLSANHIPRLSRSNEEIVDRGYLTFAKVLIFVPLSDVPLLESGEGRLLATNQVTNFEPTGPNLLGDPVANVGENPADNTQSQELIRQTAGQFSKRFADVINSTTTPYLVDGMITDRSGNGVISRGQQVQSFIAVGNTSSDESFSQLLVCDAWDSTKLTLAKYRVPPSARWSNPEGLPTSATGNASGRGHFEYLTGYTLSGSDEERWQTIRTFSCGEELGTWTTQAAALADPDFDLGAVSAVRFVGDSPIPAGTNITMLVNLEARSTIANGDIVVNMAGWKVPELNGGLYNYPNYIPETALSSTGRTPSAGDRLIGVQAPLAVTKSITHPQASTPRVIAGDAVQYSLRPAFREAGRPGPFTATDVTVTDRLPAGMALVLSPTTVNNTAVGSPSVAPESVTVLEDGSTEIIWRFAEITSGALPTISYWATTETTTRGNLVNTAIIRSVDDPGSPAVDDTAPSSTDPHRSSATIGVDGLTGISVSKTALDPIISAGEDFEFTITAANGSQTTAQRNPVIIDVFPFVGDGSSGSVSRVPSTDNPGTYRLTGEVTLPDGASVQYTTDDPATVQATQKLGGGEGPAFGDGVNWESYADVSANLDDVTAIRVKLATLAPLAYSKFRYSLTHASGVDGGIFANNATMRTDQSALGVLSNTVTTILAPETPLIKLVKSASEPENGIAFTEGELVTYSFAVSNEGPTALHDVTLAELSFVNAAGTALELLSGPTPDPEFTGTLAPGEKTVFTGTYVVTAEDLGGELVNTARAAGVGPFDERVTDESEAKVPVADPIEPTPTPTATPTPPVSPTPPVSPTEPGATPGGELGQTGAAGVGTSLALALGALGLGALLLFGRRRRLNAEH, encoded by the coding sequence TTGGGTACCACTTCTGCGGCTTTCGCGGCGGGTGAAGACCTCAAATATGACCTCGCGATCGCCGGGGTTCACACGGGCACCGCGCCATTTGACGAGGATGACGGCCCGGGTAACGACTCGGGTGCCAATAACTCTATTATTCGCAGCTTTGACACGGTCACCTATGAGCTTGAAGCCTCCGTAAACAGCACCACCGGCGCCTCCGGCACGGCAAAGGACGCCACGTTTACCTTTAAAACTCCCGAGGGGCTCACCTGGCAGGAACTGCCCGGGGTATGTCGTACCGATTCCACCCCGGTTTCCGGGGTGAGTGCTGATGGCCGCACGCTTACCTGCAATGTGGGGGATGCGCCGTTCGGTGGCACCGTAGGAATCGCCCCGACCGCGGTGGCCGGCAATCTCCCGAACGGCACCGTCCTGGCCTTCGAAACAGATGCCATCAGCTTCGCCACGGGTAATGCGTCCGTTCCCGCCAAGACCCAGGCGCCCGAGAGTCTCATGATCTCCTCGGTTCCGAATCTCAACATGATGAAGCTCAATCCCTTTATCGCCAAGAACCAGCTGGGCCCCGACCGCCAAACTCGCGGCTGGATCCTTCAGTACGGCATTACCTTCTCCATCCCCAACTTCGCGGGCAAGGGCAAGCGCGGTTATCTTGAGCCCACCGGCCCCATCACGTTCCGTGACGATTTCTCCTCCGTCAGCCCCAACGCACAGTTTGTGGCGGTCGAAACGGGCGCGGTGACCAACCACGGTGAACTCCCTGTTTTTAGCACCGCCAATTCCACCGCCGAAAACTCCATCAGCAATGGTGGAGTATGGACGGCCCAGCCCGATCCGGTAAATCGGACCGTGGATGTCACCATCACCGGCGCCGATCTGAGCGCTAATCACATTCCGCGCCTCAGCCGCAGCAATGAAGAGATCGTCGACCGCGGATATCTCACCTTCGCCAAGGTCCTGATCTTTGTGCCGCTTAGCGATGTTCCCCTGCTTGAAAGCGGTGAGGGAAGACTTCTTGCCACCAACCAGGTTACGAATTTTGAGCCCACCGGTCCCAACCTGCTGGGTGACCCGGTGGCCAACGTGGGTGAAAACCCCGCGGATAACACCCAGTCACAGGAGCTGATCCGACAGACCGCCGGCCAGTTCTCGAAGCGTTTTGCCGATGTCATCAATAGCACCACCACCCCCTATCTCGTTGACGGCATGATTACCGACCGTTCCGGGAACGGCGTGATTAGCCGGGGCCAGCAGGTGCAGAGCTTTATTGCCGTCGGCAATACCTCCTCCGATGAGAGTTTCTCTCAGCTGCTGGTCTGCGATGCGTGGGATTCCACCAAGCTGACGCTTGCCAAATATCGTGTACCGCCGAGCGCGCGCTGGAGTAATCCGGAGGGCTTGCCCACCTCGGCTACCGGTAACGCCAGCGGCAGGGGCCACTTTGAGTACCTCACCGGGTATACGCTGAGCGGTTCCGATGAGGAGCGCTGGCAGACCATTCGCACGTTTAGCTGCGGTGAAGAGTTGGGAACCTGGACCACACAGGCCGCCGCACTAGCCGACCCCGATTTTGATCTGGGCGCGGTATCCGCCGTGCGTTTTGTGGGCGATAGCCCGATTCCCGCGGGTACCAATATCACCATGCTGGTAAACCTCGAGGCCCGCAGCACCATCGCCAATGGCGATATCGTGGTCAACATGGCGGGTTGGAAGGTGCCGGAACTCAACGGTGGGCTGTATAACTACCCCAACTACATCCCCGAGACCGCCCTGAGCTCCACGGGTCGCACGCCCAGCGCGGGTGATCGCCTGATCGGCGTTCAGGCGCCGCTGGCCGTGACCAAGTCGATCACCCATCCGCAGGCTTCCACGCCGCGGGTCATCGCGGGCGATGCGGTGCAGTACAGCCTGCGTCCCGCCTTCCGTGAAGCTGGACGTCCGGGGCCTTTTACCGCCACGGATGTCACGGTTACTGACCGCCTGCCCGCGGGCATGGCCCTGGTTCTTTCCCCGACGACCGTGAACAACACGGCGGTGGGGTCGCCCAGCGTTGCCCCCGAATCGGTGACCGTTCTTGAGGATGGCAGTACCGAAATTATCTGGCGTTTTGCGGAGATCACCTCGGGTGCACTGCCTACGATCTCCTATTGGGCCACCACCGAGACCACCACGCGCGGCAACCTCGTGAATACCGCGATCATTCGTTCAGTGGATGACCCGGGCTCGCCGGCCGTGGACGATACTGCTCCGTCGAGCACCGATCCGCACCGTTCCTCGGCGACCATCGGGGTGGACGGGCTCACCGGTATTTCGGTGAGCAAGACGGCTCTGGACCCGATCATCTCCGCCGGTGAAGACTTTGAGTTCACCATCACCGCAGCCAACGGTTCGCAGACCACCGCGCAGCGAAATCCCGTGATTATCGACGTCTTCCCGTTCGTCGGTGATGGCTCCTCGGGCAGCGTGAGCCGTGTACCTTCCACTGATAACCCCGGGACGTATAGGCTGACCGGCGAGGTGACCCTCCCGGACGGCGCGAGCGTGCAGTACACCACCGATGACCCGGCCACGGTTCAAGCCACACAGAAACTTGGCGGAGGCGAGGGCCCCGCCTTCGGTGACGGGGTGAACTGGGAGTCCTATGCGGATGTTTCGGCAAACCTCGACGATGTAACGGCGATTCGGGTAAAGCTTGCCACGCTGGCTCCCCTCGCCTATTCCAAGTTCCGCTATTCGCTCACCCACGCCTCGGGTGTTGACGGGGGCATCTTTGCTAATAACGCCACGATGCGGACCGATCAGTCGGCACTCGGTGTGCTCTCCAATACGGTGACCACGATCCTGGCGCCCGAGACCCCCCTTATCAAGCTGGTGAAATCCGCATCGGAACCGGAGAATGGCATCGCATTTACCGAGGGCGAGTTGGTGACCTATAGCTTCGCCGTGAGCAATGAGGGCCCTACCGCACTGCATGATGTAACGCTCGCCGAGCTTTCCTTTGTGAACGCTGCGGGCACGGCATTGGAGCTGCTCAGCGGCCCGACCCCTGACCCCGAGTTCACCGGGACGCTGGCACCCGGCGAAAAGACCGTATTCACCGGAACCTATGTGGTGACGGCCGAGGACCTGGGCGGCGAGCTGGTCAATACCGCGCGCGCCGCCGGTGTGGGCCCGTTTGATGAGCGGGTCACGGACGAGAGCGAGGCCAAGGTTCCCGTGGCCGACCCGATCGAGCCGACCCCGACCCCCACGGCGACCCCGACCCCGCCGGTATCTCCCACGCCCCCTGTTTCGCCGACGGAGCCGGGCGCAACGCCCGGCGGTGAGCTGGGGCAGACCGGTGCCGCCGGAGTGGGGACCAGCCTGGCCCTTGCACTCGGTGCGCTGGGCCTCGGTGCCCTCCTGCTCTTCGGTCGCCGCCGCCGGCTGAACGCGGAGCACTAA
- a CDS encoding DUF4822 domain-containing protein yields the protein MSISAAFKRKPVIALSTVALATLCLLPAGTAYAGTLQAPAGVSAAVTADLLTPSEQLMATPWLTTGAVNELGEAVDLADPAVSNFVGWAYYKADGTFTMYNLDDSPKMQGDWTVAADGSTRTLVAKDAAGNVLFTRVVPITVLDGTEFTYRIIPDANVPSVYYDIVHAPTTHVEPGTVTPIENAAELLMATPWETTGAVNELGEAVDLADPAVSNFVGWAYYKADGTFTMYNLDDSPKMQGDWSVSADGTERTLVAKDAAGNVLFTRVVPITVLDGTEFTYRIIPDANVPSVYYDIVHTPTTHVEPGTVTPIANAAEQLMATPWETTGAVNELGEAVDLADPAVSNFVGWAYYKADGTFTMYNLDDSPKMQGDWTVAADGSTRTLVAKDAAGNVLFTRVVPITVLNGTEFTYRIIPDAAVPGVYYDIVHTPTTHPEPVATTTPGGNAGNGALPGEAGAGQVDPPAAGANNGGGLASTGADGALATLAAGLLALLGGAALFLRRRNPFAALLKSGNAEL from the coding sequence GTGAGCATTAGTGCCGCGTTTAAACGAAAACCAGTCATCGCACTGTCCACCGTCGCCCTGGCGACCCTGTGCCTGCTTCCCGCGGGTACCGCCTACGCCGGAACCCTGCAGGCTCCCGCGGGTGTATCCGCCGCCGTTACCGCGGATCTTCTGACCCCGTCCGAGCAGCTCATGGCCACGCCGTGGCTGACCACCGGTGCGGTGAACGAGCTGGGTGAGGCCGTGGATCTCGCCGATCCCGCCGTCTCAAACTTCGTGGGCTGGGCCTATTACAAGGCCGATGGCACGTTCACGATGTATAACCTGGATGACTCGCCCAAGATGCAGGGCGACTGGACGGTGGCCGCCGATGGTTCCACGCGCACGCTGGTGGCCAAGGATGCCGCGGGCAACGTTCTGTTCACCCGTGTGGTTCCGATCACCGTGCTGGACGGCACCGAGTTCACCTACCGGATCATCCCGGATGCCAATGTGCCCAGCGTCTATTACGACATCGTGCACGCCCCCACCACCCACGTGGAGCCGGGAACGGTCACCCCGATTGAGAACGCCGCCGAGCTGCTGATGGCCACCCCGTGGGAGACCACCGGTGCGGTGAATGAGCTGGGTGAGGCCGTGGATCTCGCCGATCCCGCCGTCTCGAACTTTGTGGGCTGGGCCTATTACAAGGCCGATGGCACGTTCACGATGTATAACCTCGATGACTCGCCCAAGATGCAGGGTGACTGGTCGGTTTCGGCCGATGGCACCGAGCGCACTCTCGTGGCCAAGGATGCCGCGGGTAACGTTCTGTTCACCCGTGTGGTTCCGATCACCGTGCTGGACGGCACCGAGTTCACCTACCGGATCATCCCGGACGCCAACGTGCCCAGCGTCTATTACGACATCGTGCACACCCCGACCACCCACGTGGAGCCGGGAACGGTCACCCCGATTGCGAACGCCGCCGAGCAGCTCATGGCCACGCCGTGGGAGACCACCGGTGCGGTGAACGAGCTGGGTGAGGCCGTGGATCTGGCCGATCCCGCCGTCTCGAACTTTGTGGGCTGGGCCTATTACAAGGCCGATGGCACGTTCACGATGTATAACCTGGATGACTCGCCCAAGATGCAGGGCGACTGGACGGTGGCCGCCGATGGTTCCACGCGCACTCTGGTGGCCAAGGATGCCGCGGGTAACGTTCTGTTCACGCGTGTGGTTCCGATCACCGTGCTGAACGGCACCGAGTTCACCTACCGGATCATCCCGGATGCCGCCGTGCCCGGCGTCTACTATGACATCGTGCACACCCCCACCACCCATCCCGAGCCCGTAGCCACCACCACCCCCGGTGGTAACGCCGGAAACGGTGCGCTCCCGGGTGAGGCCGGGGCCGGCCAGGTGGACCCGCCCGCCGCGGGCGCCAATAACGGTGGAGGCCTGGCCTCGACCGGTGCCGACGGAGCACTCGCCACCCTGGCTGCCGGCCTGCTGGCCCTGCTGGGTGGGGCCGCACTGTTCCTGCGCCGCCGCAATCCCTTCGCCGCCCTGCTGAAGTCGGGCAACGCGGAGCTCTAG
- a CDS encoding response regulator, whose product MIRILLVDDHPILRHGVSALLSTQEDFQVVAEAGSLEETARALTRHEVDLALVDLDLGTGNPGGIEVTKMIRREFSQTRVIIFSAYDADADVVRALDAGASDYLVKDTQPTQLFRVLRLTAGGDGSPSGNLTHLLRRQNDPEALTAREIEVLGGVAAGLSNRELARELFISEATIKTHLHHCFTKLGVDNRQAAVALALKRGLIRI is encoded by the coding sequence ATGATTCGAATTCTGCTGGTGGATGACCACCCAATTCTGCGGCACGGAGTGAGCGCACTGCTCTCCACCCAGGAGGATTTTCAGGTGGTCGCGGAGGCCGGATCGCTGGAGGAAACCGCGCGCGCCCTCACCCGACACGAGGTGGACCTGGCGCTGGTGGACCTGGACCTGGGCACCGGAAACCCCGGGGGCATAGAGGTGACAAAAATGATTCGCCGCGAGTTTAGCCAGACCCGGGTGATCATCTTCAGCGCCTATGACGCGGATGCGGATGTGGTGCGGGCCCTGGATGCCGGCGCCTCCGATTATCTGGTCAAGGACACCCAGCCCACGCAGCTCTTCCGCGTGCTGCGGCTGACCGCGGGCGGGGACGGCTCGCCCTCGGGCAACCTCACCCACCTGCTGCGCCGGCAGAACGATCCCGAGGCACTCACGGCCCGCGAGATCGAGGTGCTGGGGGGCGTGGCCGCGGGCCTGTCCAACCGGGAGCTCGCGCGGGAGCTTTTTATCAGCGAGGCCACGATTAAAACCCATCTGCACCACTGTTTCACCAAGCTGGGCGTGGATAACCGCCAGGCCGCGGTGGCCCTCGCGCTCAAGCGCGGACTGATCCGAATCTGA
- a CDS encoding sensor histidine kinase, which produces MNPRTRRRRNLEMRAVNIAVDLGFAVLLGICAARYFSRHSATGIGLVVVILVAGVALSYAAAVLGGRRAREDAPLAGAIRLRRGVGILISVGLWIPLTIIAPSFAWCAFALFFAVHRVLRGRVALWVSLLIVVSVSVGLLLMSRGDDPGLVLGPLVGGLVLAYAFSALESALAAERSLNSELIEARSRLAQAERSAGALIERNRMASELHDTVVQRTASALMLLETEDLTGGSSSDALVEAKSALRESLIETRQLMHGLTSPRAEDALADTLREIAEEFGARFELHGSVAAVSTPIAHALQRVSREALQNTRKHAGADAVLLMLVFSPGVVQAIVSDNGTGFDPAAAASPDSSGGFGLRAMAWRMSTLGGTLSVDSSPGAGTRIFASVPLTDGGAGEGRRS; this is translated from the coding sequence ATGAATCCCCGTACCCGCCGCCGCCGGAACCTCGAGATGCGCGCCGTGAATATCGCGGTGGATCTGGGCTTTGCCGTGCTGCTGGGCATCTGTGCCGCGCGCTATTTCAGCCGCCACAGCGCCACCGGCATCGGATTAGTTGTGGTGATCCTCGTAGCCGGGGTGGCCCTGAGCTATGCCGCGGCCGTGCTCGGCGGGCGGCGGGCCCGCGAGGACGCACCCCTCGCGGGCGCGATCCGCCTGCGCCGGGGCGTGGGCATCCTGATCTCGGTGGGCCTGTGGATCCCGCTGACGATCATCGCGCCCTCCTTCGCGTGGTGCGCCTTTGCCCTGTTTTTTGCCGTGCATCGGGTGCTGCGCGGGCGCGTGGCGCTCTGGGTATCGCTGCTGATCGTGGTCTCGGTGAGCGTGGGGCTGCTGCTGATGTCGCGCGGGGACGATCCGGGCCTGGTCCTGGGGCCCCTGGTGGGCGGCCTGGTGCTGGCCTATGCGTTTTCGGCGCTGGAATCCGCGCTGGCAGCGGAGCGCTCGCTGAACTCCGAACTGATCGAGGCCCGGTCCCGGCTCGCCCAGGCCGAACGCTCCGCGGGGGCGCTGATCGAACGCAATCGGATGGCGAGTGAACTGCACGATACCGTGGTGCAGCGCACCGCGAGTGCCCTGATGCTGCTGGAGACCGAGGACCTCACCGGTGGGTCCTCCTCCGATGCGCTGGTGGAGGCCAAGAGCGCCCTGCGCGAATCGCTGATCGAGACCCGACAGCTGATGCACGGCCTCACCTCCCCGCGCGCCGAGGACGCCCTCGCGGATACCCTGCGCGAGATAGCGGAGGAGTTTGGGGCCCGCTTTGAGCTGCACGGGAGCGTGGCGGCTGTATCCACCCCGATCGCGCACGCGCTGCAGCGGGTGTCGCGCGAGGCCCTCCAAAATACCCGCAAGCATGCCGGGGCCGACGCGGTGCTCCTGATGCTGGTATTTTCCCCCGGCGTGGTTCAGGCGATCGTGAGCGATAACGGCACGGGGTTTGACCCCGCGGCCGCGGCCTCCCCGGATTCCTCCGGGGGCTTTGGCCTGCGCGCGATGGCGTGGCGGATGAGCACCCTGGGCGGCACGCTCAGCGTGGACTCGAGCCCCGGAGCGGGGACCAGAATTTTTGCGAGTGTGCCCCTGACCGACGGGGGCGCGGGGGAGGGACGGCGTTCATGA
- a CDS encoding lytic murein transglycosylase, which yields MNVITPQHRRMRRAPAAAALLLAPLLALTACATRPAEPGPEPTEAAAEPAAARQSATPPRAAEPDRPGIAGLTDPAWIAETAALTGIPERALRAYAGAAITKAEQMPQCGLGWNTIAAVGFAESDHARYGGRTLGEDGLPSEPIFGLPLDGRGVEEIPDSDGGEIDGDAEFDRAVGPMQLIPQTWRNWHVDAGADGIEDPQQIDDAVLATANYLCRAAGEGMVSDAGWRQGIRSYNTNPDYLVKVSAEATRFADLIGTAPAP from the coding sequence GTGAATGTCATCACCCCGCAGCACCGCCGTATGCGCCGCGCACCCGCCGCCGCGGCCCTCCTCCTCGCCCCGCTCCTGGCCCTCACCGCGTGTGCCACCCGCCCCGCGGAGCCCGGCCCCGAGCCCACGGAGGCCGCCGCGGAACCGGCCGCCGCCCGGCAATCGGCCACGCCCCCGCGCGCCGCGGAGCCCGACCGGCCGGGCATCGCGGGCCTCACCGATCCCGCCTGGATCGCCGAGACCGCCGCACTCACCGGCATCCCCGAGCGCGCCCTGCGCGCCTATGCCGGAGCCGCGATCACCAAGGCCGAGCAGATGCCGCAGTGTGGCCTGGGCTGGAATACCATCGCCGCGGTGGGCTTTGCCGAGAGCGACCACGCGCGCTATGGCGGCCGCACCCTGGGCGAGGACGGCCTGCCCTCCGAACCCATTTTTGGTCTTCCCCTGGACGGCCGCGGGGTGGAGGAGATTCCCGATAGCGACGGCGGGGAGATCGACGGCGATGCCGAGTTTGATCGCGCGGTGGGCCCGATGCAGCTAATTCCGCAGACCTGGCGCAACTGGCATGTGGATGCCGGGGCGGATGGCATCGAGGATCCGCAACAGATCGACGATGCCGTGCTGGCCACCGCCAATTATCTGTGTCGCGCCGCCGGCGAGGGCATGGTCTCGGACGCGGGCTGGCGGCAGGGCATCCGCTCCTATAACACCAACCCCGATTACCTGGTGAAGGTCTCGGCGGAGGCCACCCGCTTTGCCGATCTGATCGGCACTGCGCCGGCCCCCTAG